In Panthera tigris isolate Pti1 chromosome C1, P.tigris_Pti1_mat1.1, whole genome shotgun sequence, the following proteins share a genomic window:
- the GUCA2A gene encoding guanylin → MNTFLLSALCLLGTWAVLAGGVTVQDGEFSFSLESVKKLKDLRELQEPSIRNRRKSGGPVVPKACSHQKFPEELKPLCKEPNAQEILWRLEAIAEDPDSCEICAFAACAGC, encoded by the exons ATGAATACCTTCCTGCTCTCTGCACTGTGCCTCCTCGGGACCTGGGCAGTCCTGGCAGGGGGAGTCACCGTACAG GATGGagagttctctttttctctggagtCAGTGAAGAAGCTCAAAGACCTTCGGGAGCTCCAGGAGCCCAGCATTCGGAACCGTAGGAAGAGTGGTGGGCCCGTGGTTCCCAAAGCCTGCAGCCACCAGAAGTTTCCCGAAGAACTCAAGCCTCTCTGCAAGGAGCCCAATGCCCAGGAGATCCTCTGGAGGTTGG AGGCCATCGCCGAGGACCCGGACTCGTGCGAGATCTGTGCCTTCGCTGCCTGTGCTGGATGCTAG
- the GUCA2B gene encoding guanylate cyclase activator 2B translates to MRGRMASGLLSRMAVFLLVLLQGTQSVYIQYQGFQVQLESVKKLSNLEQQWLPNPRLQAQSVVPSVCHHPALPQDLQPICASREAASVFQALRTMANDDCELCVNVACTGCL, encoded by the exons ATGCGCGGCAGGATGGCGTCAGGACTCCTGTCCAGGATGGCTGTGTTCCTCCTGGTGCTCCTGCAGGGCACACAGTCAGTCTACATTCAG TACCAAGGCTTCCAGGTCCAGCTGGAATCAGTGAAGAAGCTGAGTAACCTGGAGCAGCAGTGGCTGCCCAACCCCCGCCTCCAGGCCCAGAGCGTCGTGCCCTCCGTGTGTCACCACCCAGCCCTGCCACAGGACCTCCAGCCCATCTGTGCATCCAGGGAAGCGGCCAGCGTCTTCCAGGCTTTGA GGACCATGGCTAATGACGACTGTGAGCTGTGTGTGAATGTCGCCTGTACCGGCTGCCTCTGA